The Mammaliicoccus sciuri genome window below encodes:
- the yajC gene encoding preprotein translocase subunit YajC, with protein MEVLVQLLPIILIFALVWFLMIRPQQKRAKEHRELLNRLEVGQKVTSIGGIKGTVRAVDESIVVVSVNDKGHEITFEKPAIKQVDPS; from the coding sequence ATGGAAGTATTAGTACAATTATTACCTATTATCTTAATTTTTGCGCTTGTTTGGTTCTTAATGATTAGACCACAACAAAAGCGTGCAAAAGAACATCGTGAATTATTAAACCGTTTAGAAGTTGGCCAAAAAGTAACTTCAATCGGCGGTATCAAAGGTACAGTTAGAGCAGTTGATGAGTCTATCGTTGTTGTTTCTGTAAACGATAAAGGACACGAAATTACATTTGAAAAACCAGCTATCAAACAAGTAGACCCTTCCTAA
- a CDS encoding adenine phosphoribosyltransferase, giving the protein MDLKQYVSEVQDWPKQGVNFKDITTIMDNGEAYKYATDQIVQYAQDKQVDVVVGPEARGFIIGCPVSYAMGIGFAPVRKEGKLPREVIRYEYDLEYGSNVLTMHKDAIKPGQRVLITDDLLATGGTIEAAIHLVESLGGIVVGIAFLIELKYLNGVEKLKGYDVVSLISYDE; this is encoded by the coding sequence ATGGATTTAAAACAATACGTTTCAGAAGTACAAGATTGGCCAAAACAAGGTGTTAACTTTAAAGATATCACGACAATTATGGATAATGGTGAAGCATACAAGTATGCCACTGACCAAATTGTACAATATGCTCAAGACAAACAAGTTGATGTTGTAGTAGGACCAGAAGCAAGAGGGTTTATTATTGGTTGTCCTGTGTCATATGCAATGGGTATTGGGTTTGCACCGGTACGTAAAGAAGGGAAATTACCACGTGAAGTAATTCGTTATGAATATGACCTTGAATATGGATCAAATGTGTTAACGATGCACAAAGATGCTATCAAACCAGGTCAACGTGTTTTGATTACAGATGATTTATTAGCAACAGGTGGTACAATTGAAGCGGCAATTCACTTAGTAGAATCATTAGGTGGAATCGTAGTGGGGATCGCATTTTTAATTGAACTTAAATATTTAAACGGCGTTGAAAAATTAAAAGGTTACGATGTTGTTTCGTTAATTTCATACGATGAATAA
- the tgt gene encoding tRNA guanosine(34) transglycosylase Tgt: protein MPAVTYEHIKTCKQSGARLGIVHTPHGSFETPMFMPVGTKATVKTMSPEELKQMEAKIILSNTYHLWLQPGSDIISKVGGLHKFMNWDGPILTDSGGFQVFSLSDMRKIEEEGVHFRHHLNGSKLFLSPEKAMHIQNDLGSDIMMAFDECPPMPSEYEYVKNSIERTSRWAERCLEAHRCPEDQALFGIIQGGEYKDLRAQSAKDLVSLDFPGYAIGGLSVGEPKPVMYRMVEHTTPLMPFNKPRYLMGVGSPDALIECSIRGIDMFDCVLPTRIARNGTCMTSQGRVVIKNAKYQQDLSPLDPECDCYTCRNYTKAYLRHLIKADETFGIRLTTYHNLYFLLKLMENIRQTIREDRLLDFKDEFFEQYGLNVDNPKNF, encoded by the coding sequence ATGCCTGCAGTAACATATGAGCACATTAAGACTTGTAAGCAATCAGGTGCAAGACTCGGGATTGTGCATACACCTCATGGTTCATTTGAAACGCCAATGTTCATGCCTGTTGGAACTAAAGCAACCGTTAAGACAATGAGCCCTGAAGAGCTTAAACAAATGGAAGCAAAAATTATACTTAGTAATACCTATCATTTGTGGTTACAACCTGGAAGTGATATCATTTCTAAAGTGGGTGGATTACATAAGTTTATGAATTGGGATGGACCTATACTAACTGATTCTGGTGGTTTTCAAGTATTCAGCTTAAGTGATATGAGAAAAATCGAAGAAGAAGGTGTACATTTTAGACATCATTTAAATGGTTCTAAATTGTTCTTAAGTCCTGAAAAAGCGATGCATATTCAAAATGATCTTGGTTCAGATATTATGATGGCGTTTGATGAATGTCCTCCAATGCCATCTGAATATGAATATGTAAAAAATTCAATTGAGAGAACATCAAGATGGGCGGAAAGATGTCTAGAAGCTCATCGTTGCCCTGAAGATCAAGCTTTATTTGGTATTATCCAAGGTGGAGAATATAAGGATCTTAGAGCGCAAAGTGCTAAAGACCTCGTTTCACTTGATTTTCCTGGCTATGCTATTGGTGGTTTGTCTGTTGGTGAACCTAAACCTGTCATGTACAGAATGGTTGAACACACAACGCCATTAATGCCATTTAATAAACCAAGATATTTAATGGGAGTTGGTTCTCCAGACGCATTAATCGAATGTTCTATTAGGGGCATCGATATGTTTGATTGCGTATTACCTACACGTATAGCTAGAAATGGTACATGTATGACATCTCAAGGTAGAGTCGTTATAAAAAATGCTAAATATCAGCAAGATTTATCTCCACTTGATCCAGAGTGTGATTGTTATACATGTAGAAACTATACTAAAGCATATTTGCGTCATCTGATTAAAGCAGATGAAACATTTGGAATTCGTCTTACTACATATCATAATTTGTATTTCTTATTAAAACTTATGGAGAACATTCGCCAAACAATAAGAGAAGATCGATTACTTGATTTCAAAGATGAATTTTTCGAGCAGTATGGACTAAATGTAGATAACCCCAAAAACTTTTAA
- the secDF gene encoding protein translocase subunit SecDF produces the protein MKKRSRIIAFLLLAVLVFSLIGSTTKDITKNVNLGLDLQGGFEVLYQVNPLEKGDKIDNDAVKSTAKTLESRVNVLGVSEPKIQVEEGNRIRVQLAGIKDQNEAREVLSTQANLTIRDAKDRVLLSGKDLVQGGAKQGFKDNTNEVAVTLKLKDAKKFKEVTEKVSKMNPNLMVIWMDYEKGDSYAKEAKKEQEGKDPKYISAATVSQPINSENVEISGGFNGEEGVKEAKQIADLLNSGSLPVKLDEVYSTSVGAQFGKDALDETVLASSIGVGIIFLFMLIYYRLPGVVAVITLSTYVYLTLVAFNFISGVLTLPGLAALVLGVGMAVDANIIMYERIKDELRIGRTLQQAFKKGSGSSFITILDANLTTILAALVLFVFGESSVKGFATMLLLAILMSFLTSVFFTRILLGLLVNSNYFKKKYNWFGVSKKDRHDISERLDVHDLRTVYDKINFVKLSKPLLTFSIITIIVGAIIVSIFKLNLGIDFTSGTRVDLQSDQAIKTEQVSKQFKDMGLDPSQVTTSGTGNKMATIQFKDALDKSEIQKIKSDFGKSLGHDPNVSTVSPVVGQELAANALKAMLYAAIGIVLYVTFRFEWRMGTTAVLALLHDVFMIVAVFSLFRLEVDITFIAAVLTIIGYSINDTIVTFDRVRENLRKVKVITKPETVDMIVNSSIRQTMTRSINTVLTVVIVVVALLILGSSSIFNFSLALLIGLVSGVFSSIFVAVPLWGILKKRQLKKSENGKLVVYTEKKSNDEKILV, from the coding sequence GTGAAAAAGCGGAGTAGAATTATAGCCTTTTTACTTCTTGCAGTGTTGGTTTTTAGTTTAATAGGATCAACAACAAAAGATATAACAAAGAATGTAAATTTAGGTCTAGACTTACAAGGTGGTTTTGAAGTATTATATCAAGTTAATCCTTTAGAAAAAGGTGATAAGATTGATAATGATGCGGTTAAATCTACTGCAAAGACTTTAGAATCACGTGTAAACGTATTGGGTGTTTCTGAGCCGAAAATTCAAGTTGAGGAAGGTAATCGTATTCGCGTTCAATTAGCTGGTATTAAAGACCAGAATGAAGCTCGAGAAGTGCTTTCTACACAAGCGAATTTAACAATCAGAGATGCAAAGGATAGAGTTTTACTATCTGGTAAAGATTTAGTTCAAGGTGGCGCTAAGCAAGGCTTTAAAGACAATACAAACGAAGTAGCCGTTACACTTAAGCTTAAAGATGCCAAAAAGTTCAAAGAAGTAACTGAAAAAGTTTCTAAAATGAATCCTAATTTAATGGTCATTTGGATGGACTATGAAAAAGGAGACAGTTACGCGAAAGAAGCTAAGAAAGAGCAAGAAGGTAAAGATCCGAAATATATTTCTGCAGCAACAGTAAGCCAACCAATCAATTCAGAAAATGTTGAAATTTCTGGTGGATTCAATGGTGAAGAAGGTGTTAAAGAAGCAAAACAAATTGCAGACTTATTAAATTCAGGTTCACTACCTGTTAAATTAGATGAAGTGTATTCTACATCAGTAGGTGCGCAATTTGGTAAAGATGCATTAGATGAAACTGTACTTGCCTCTTCAATAGGTGTAGGTATCATATTCCTATTCATGCTCATTTACTACCGATTACCTGGTGTTGTTGCTGTTATTACATTAAGTACATATGTTTACTTAACATTAGTAGCATTTAACTTTATTTCAGGGGTATTAACATTGCCAGGACTTGCAGCCTTAGTATTAGGTGTAGGTATGGCCGTAGATGCTAATATCATCATGTACGAACGGATAAAAGATGAATTACGGATCGGAAGGACTTTACAACAAGCCTTCAAAAAAGGTTCTGGCTCTTCATTTATTACGATATTAGATGCTAACTTAACAACAATTTTAGCAGCTCTCGTATTATTCGTATTTGGTGAAAGTTCAGTAAAAGGTTTCGCAACAATGTTATTACTTGCGATTTTAATGAGTTTCCTAACTTCAGTATTCTTCACAAGAATATTATTAGGTTTATTAGTAAACTCAAATTACTTCAAGAAAAAATACAATTGGTTTGGTGTTTCTAAGAAAGACAGACATGATATTAGTGAAAGATTAGATGTTCATGATTTAAGAACAGTCTATGACAAAATTAATTTCGTAAAACTTTCTAAACCATTATTAACATTTAGTATTATTACAATTATCGTTGGTGCCATCATCGTATCGATATTTAAATTGAATTTAGGTATTGATTTCACAAGTGGTACACGTGTTGACTTACAATCTGATCAAGCTATCAAGACTGAACAAGTTTCTAAACAGTTTAAAGATATGGGATTAGATCCGTCACAAGTTACAACAAGTGGAACTGGAAACAAAATGGCAACTATACAATTTAAAGATGCATTAGACAAATCTGAAATACAAAAAATTAAATCTGACTTTGGTAAATCATTGGGTCATGATCCAAACGTAAGTACGGTTTCACCAGTTGTTGGTCAAGAGTTAGCTGCAAATGCTTTAAAAGCAATGCTATATGCAGCAATAGGAATCGTCTTATATGTAACATTTAGATTTGAATGGAGAATGGGTACTACTGCAGTACTTGCCTTATTACATGACGTATTCATGATTGTAGCGGTATTCAGTTTATTCAGACTTGAAGTGGATATTACATTTATTGCAGCAGTTCTAACAATTATTGGTTATTCAATCAATGACACAATCGTTACATTTGACCGCGTAAGGGAAAATTTACGTAAAGTGAAAGTGATAACGAAACCAGAAACTGTTGATATGATTGTTAACTCATCTATTAGACAAACGATGACAAGATCAATCAATACCGTATTAACAGTTGTTATAGTAGTTGTCGCATTATTAATACTTGGTTCATCAAGTATCTTCAACTTCTCATTAGCACTATTAATCGGTTTAGTATCCGGTGTGTTCTCATCAATATTCGTCGCAGTACCTTTATGGGGTATCTTGAAAAAACGACAACTTAAAAAATCAGAAAATGGTAAATTAGTAGTATATACTGAGAAAAAATCAAACGATGAAAAAATATTAGTTTAA
- the ruvB gene encoding Holliday junction branch migration DNA helicase RuvB: MDEHGHEDDIQSELSLRPDTLNQYIGQNNIKSNLDIFIKAAKLREEPLDHCLLYGPPGLGKTTLAHIISNEMNVNLRTASGPSIERPGDLAAILSALQPGDVLFIDEIHRLSRVVEEVLYPAMEDFFLDIVVGKGEEARSIRIDLPPFTLVGATTRVGSLSAPLRDRFGVHLRLEYYDDNSLQEIIKRTAEVFEVDIDQNSTVELSKRSRGTPRIANRLLRRVRDFAQVEGDEAISIDITKHALDLLQVDEEGLDHIDYKIMHCILNNYKGGPVGLDAIAATIGEERVTLEDVYEPYLIQKGFIERTPRGRRATALSYDHFDIKKD; the protein is encoded by the coding sequence ATGGATGAACATGGGCATGAAGATGATATCCAAAGTGAACTTTCATTAAGACCAGATACTTTAAATCAATATATTGGTCAAAACAATATTAAATCAAATTTAGATATATTTATTAAAGCTGCTAAGTTAAGGGAAGAGCCTTTAGATCATTGTTTACTTTACGGTCCACCTGGTCTAGGTAAGACAACTTTAGCGCATATTATATCAAATGAGATGAATGTTAATTTACGAACTGCAAGTGGACCTTCTATTGAAAGACCTGGTGATTTAGCAGCCATACTTTCTGCGCTACAACCTGGAGATGTACTTTTCATAGATGAGATACACCGATTAAGCAGAGTTGTTGAAGAAGTGTTATACCCTGCAATGGAAGATTTCTTCTTAGATATCGTTGTAGGTAAAGGTGAAGAAGCTAGAAGTATTAGAATCGATTTGCCGCCATTTACGCTAGTAGGTGCAACAACGCGTGTAGGGAGCCTTTCAGCACCTTTGAGAGATCGTTTTGGTGTACATCTTAGATTAGAATATTACGATGATAATAGTTTACAAGAAATTATAAAGCGTACTGCTGAAGTATTTGAAGTAGACATTGATCAAAATAGCACGGTTGAATTATCTAAACGAAGTAGAGGGACACCTCGTATAGCAAATCGTTTATTACGTAGAGTGCGTGATTTTGCTCAAGTAGAAGGTGACGAAGCTATTTCTATAGATATTACAAAACATGCTTTAGATTTGTTGCAAGTAGATGAAGAAGGACTTGACCATATAGATTATAAAATTATGCACTGTATCCTGAATAATTATAAAGGTGGTCCAGTTGGATTAGATGCAATAGCAGCTACGATTGGTGAAGAGCGTGTAACACTTGAAGACGTTTATGAACCTTATCTCATCCAAAAAGGATTTATAGAAAGAACGCCAAGAGGTCGTCGTGCAACTGCATTAAGTTATGATCACTTCGACATTAAAAAGGATTAG
- the ruvA gene encoding Holliday junction branch migration protein RuvA: MYAYIKGIVTQLYPSHIVVEANGIGYEIQTPNSYRFQSQLDKETQVYTQLIVREDAQLLYGFVNLEEKDMFLSLIKVTGIGPKSALAILATSTPNEVAIAIENENESYLTKFPGIGKKTARQIILDLKGKLIITEESELFPESKDAGQDVLEEALLALEALGYSKREITKVKKNLEKESFDSVDACVKRGLALLIQ, from the coding sequence ATGTATGCATATATAAAAGGAATCGTTACACAATTATATCCTTCTCATATTGTAGTTGAGGCAAATGGTATAGGTTATGAAATTCAAACACCTAACTCATATCGCTTTCAATCTCAATTAGATAAAGAAACGCAAGTATATACACAATTAATTGTGCGTGAAGATGCCCAATTATTATATGGATTTGTGAATCTTGAAGAAAAGGATATGTTTTTAAGCTTAATTAAAGTGACAGGTATTGGACCGAAGTCAGCTTTAGCAATTTTAGCCACAAGCACGCCTAATGAAGTAGCAATTGCTATAGAAAATGAAAACGAATCATATTTAACAAAGTTTCCAGGTATCGGTAAAAAAACAGCGAGACAAATTATTCTTGATTTAAAAGGGAAATTAATCATCACAGAAGAGTCTGAGTTATTCCCAGAAAGTAAAGATGCCGGTCAAGATGTATTAGAAGAAGCATTGTTAGCTTTAGAAGCATTAGGTTACTCTAAACGAGAAATTACAAAAGTTAAGAAGAACCTAGAAAAAGAATCATTTGATTCAGTAGATGCTTGTGTTAAAAGAGGTTTAGCATTACTTATTCAGTAA
- the recJ gene encoding single-stranded-DNA-specific exonuclease RecJ has product MTKACYQWKKSELNQNIDPQIIKNYKISPLLEKILISKGYTSEEQIESLLSNEVLFHDTMLLSDMEKATSRIHKAIENDERILVYGDYDADGVTSTTILVKTLESMGATVGWYIPNRFTEGYGPSEAAFRNAHDEGVSLIITVDNGIQGHHEIDIANELGIDVIVTDHHEFGETKPNAYAIVHPMHPDFNYPFKYLAGVGVSYKLSKALKADIPDAFLGLVAIGTIADLVSLTDENRYMVKQGLRILNEQPLPGIKSLLSVADFTDEVSEQTVGFIIGPRLNAVGRLDDARLAGELLMSDDDDEAMFLAEEVDQFNTERKAIVENITNEAMELAEIEMQQNAQFLILAKEDWNEGVLGIVASRIVEKYHLPTIVLNVDIEQNHAKGSARSIEQVSMFEFLQNHSDLIRKFGGHHMAAGMTLDIDAIEPLKKALNEDMQQITEGKKLLPQLIVDAEIETSDITVDNIFDLERLRPFGTDLLAPLFSINNVQVKSVKGIGQGNKHLKLTLTDKNIAALHWNAGHLVHDISNDTTVNVAGSLNVNEWNGHQSPQIILKDLALSNDHAIFDYRSKNKHYLLKIDQDNALFVINPSSEKLNEQYIHYGEAYSNEIETCVLRDLPQDLESFKQTLSHIKAEKYYLVFKGQTNSYFEGIPSDEKFKQAYKALYMNQSTNIQNDGMKLCEALKIKPDQLKFILNCFYELNFITMNRGIIEINKDAGKNDIQNAPLYQARKQQIEIEKTLLYNDSQSLIKWVHSLLSDVEEEV; this is encoded by the coding sequence ATGACTAAAGCTTGTTATCAATGGAAAAAATCAGAACTCAATCAAAATATTGATCCGCAAATAATAAAAAATTATAAAATTTCGCCACTTTTAGAAAAAATTTTAATTTCAAAAGGCTATACGTCTGAAGAACAAATTGAAAGTTTATTATCTAATGAAGTGTTATTCCACGATACTATGTTATTAAGTGATATGGAAAAGGCAACTTCGAGAATACATAAAGCTATTGAAAATGATGAAAGAATATTAGTATATGGTGATTATGATGCAGATGGTGTTACATCTACAACGATTCTCGTTAAGACTTTAGAGTCAATGGGCGCTACAGTAGGTTGGTATATTCCTAATAGGTTTACTGAAGGATATGGACCAAGTGAAGCAGCGTTTAGAAATGCGCATGATGAAGGTGTTTCTCTTATCATTACAGTGGATAATGGTATTCAAGGTCATCACGAAATTGATATTGCCAATGAACTTGGTATTGATGTGATTGTGACAGACCATCATGAATTTGGCGAAACAAAGCCTAATGCATATGCGATTGTTCACCCTATGCACCCTGATTTTAATTATCCGTTTAAATATTTAGCTGGTGTGGGTGTTTCTTATAAACTTTCTAAAGCACTTAAAGCAGATATACCAGATGCATTCTTAGGACTAGTTGCTATCGGTACGATTGCCGACTTAGTGAGCTTAACGGATGAAAATAGATATATGGTTAAACAAGGGTTACGTATATTAAATGAACAACCTTTACCAGGGATAAAAAGTTTGTTATCAGTAGCTGATTTTACGGATGAAGTGAGCGAACAAACAGTCGGCTTTATTATCGGACCTCGTCTGAACGCAGTTGGTAGATTAGATGATGCTCGTTTAGCTGGAGAATTGCTTATGAGCGATGATGACGATGAAGCGATGTTCTTAGCTGAGGAAGTTGACCAATTTAATACAGAACGTAAAGCAATCGTTGAAAATATTACGAATGAAGCTATGGAGCTAGCTGAAATTGAAATGCAACAAAATGCCCAATTTCTAATACTTGCAAAAGAAGATTGGAATGAAGGTGTATTAGGTATTGTGGCTTCTAGAATTGTTGAGAAGTATCATTTACCAACAATTGTTTTAAATGTGGATATTGAACAAAATCACGCGAAAGGTTCTGCTAGAAGTATAGAACAAGTTTCAATGTTTGAATTTCTTCAAAATCATAGCGACTTGATTCGTAAATTCGGTGGTCATCATATGGCAGCTGGTATGACATTAGATATCGACGCGATTGAACCATTGAAGAAAGCTTTGAATGAAGATATGCAACAAATAACAGAAGGTAAAAAATTATTACCTCAATTAATCGTTGATGCAGAAATAGAAACTTCTGATATTACGGTTGATAACATATTTGATTTAGAAAGATTAAGACCTTTTGGTACGGATTTATTAGCACCGCTATTTTCAATCAATAATGTTCAAGTCAAATCTGTTAAAGGTATCGGACAAGGTAATAAACATCTTAAATTAACATTAACAGACAAAAATATTGCAGCTTTACATTGGAATGCTGGACATCTCGTTCATGATATTTCAAATGATACAACAGTAAATGTTGCAGGTAGTTTAAATGTTAATGAATGGAATGGACATCAATCTCCACAAATTATTCTTAAAGATTTAGCATTGAGTAATGACCATGCAATTTTTGATTATAGAAGTAAAAATAAGCATTACTTGTTAAAAATTGATCAAGATAATGCATTGTTTGTGATTAATCCGTCATCCGAGAAATTAAATGAGCAATATATACATTATGGTGAAGCATATTCAAATGAAATAGAAACGTGTGTGCTGAGAGATTTACCACAAGACTTAGAATCATTTAAACAAACTTTATCTCATATTAAAGCAGAAAAATATTATTTAGTATTTAAAGGGCAAACTAATTCATACTTTGAAGGTATTCCAAGTGATGAAAAGTTCAAGCAAGCTTATAAAGCTTTATATATGAATCAATCAACCAATATTCAAAATGATGGTATGAAATTATGTGAAGCATTAAAAATTAAACCAGATCAATTGAAATTCATTTTAAATTGTTTTTATGAGTTAAACTTTATTACAATGAATCGTGGTATAATTGAAATAAATAAAGATGCGGGAAAAAATGATATTCAAAACGCACCGTTATATCAAGCAAGAAAACAACAAATAGAAATAGAAAAGACATTGTTGTACAATGATAGCCAATCATTAATTAAGTGGGTGCATTCATTGTTAAGTGATGTTGAGGAGGAAGTATAA
- the queA gene encoding tRNA preQ1(34) S-adenosylmethionine ribosyltransferase-isomerase QueA translates to MNIEDFDFDLPESLIAQTPLLDRESSRLLKCNKTTGELEDLTFKEVVNQLSPGDCLVLNDTKVMPARLFGIKEETGAKVEMLMLTQQEDNEWEVLIKPAKRIRVGQSVSFGEGKIIATCVKELDQGGRIMKLSYEGILQERLDELGEMPLPPYIKERLDDQDRYQTVYAKAVGSAAAPTAGLHFTEHLLQEIADKGVHIAFITLHVGLGTFRPVSVDNIDDHEMHSEYYQMTAETADLLNRVKASGHKIISVGTTSTRTLETIRSKNDQFDAASGWTDIFIYPGYEFKAIDGLITNFHLPKSTLIMLVSALSTREHILNAYKHAVEEKYRFFSFGDAMILI, encoded by the coding sequence GTGAATATTGAAGATTTCGATTTTGATTTACCTGAATCGTTAATTGCACAAACACCACTGTTAGATAGAGAAAGCAGTAGGTTATTAAAATGTAATAAAACAACAGGTGAATTGGAAGATTTAACATTTAAAGAAGTTGTCAATCAACTTTCACCAGGTGACTGTTTAGTATTAAATGATACGAAAGTGATGCCAGCAAGATTGTTTGGTATCAAAGAAGAAACTGGTGCAAAAGTAGAAATGCTGATGTTAACGCAACAAGAAGATAATGAATGGGAAGTATTAATTAAACCAGCTAAACGTATTAGAGTTGGTCAATCTGTTTCATTTGGAGAAGGTAAAATCATTGCGACTTGTGTCAAAGAACTTGATCAAGGTGGACGCATTATGAAACTTTCATATGAAGGTATTTTACAAGAAAGATTAGATGAACTTGGTGAAATGCCTTTACCACCATATATTAAAGAGCGATTAGATGACCAAGATAGATATCAAACAGTTTATGCTAAAGCAGTTGGGTCTGCAGCTGCGCCTACAGCAGGTTTACACTTCACTGAGCATTTATTACAAGAAATTGCTGATAAAGGTGTACACATTGCTTTTATTACATTACACGTTGGTTTAGGTACATTTAGACCAGTCAGTGTAGATAATATAGATGATCATGAAATGCATTCAGAATATTACCAAATGACTGCTGAAACAGCTGATTTATTAAACCGTGTAAAAGCAAGTGGTCATAAAATCATATCTGTAGGTACAACGTCTACAAGAACACTAGAAACAATTCGTTCTAAAAATGACCAATTTGATGCAGCAAGCGGTTGGACAGATATATTTATTTATCCAGGATATGAATTTAAAGCGATAGATGGATTAATTACTAATTTCCATTTACCAAAATCAACACTTATCATGTTGGTATCTGCATTATCAACTAGAGAACATATTTTAAATGCATATAAACATGCAGTTGAAGAAAAGTATAGATTCTTTAGTTTTGGCGATGCAATGATTTTAATATAG